A single genomic interval of Plantibacter sp. Leaf314 harbors:
- a CDS encoding FadR/GntR family transcriptional regulator: MPAFPDRPTDDISSSLGPVAVGSAVSAVAKRLLDHFTSGDIAPGTRLPPERQLAASLGIGRSAVREALAALEILGVVDVRPGSGTYLRGSVSELLPETLSWGLMLGEPRTRELIEVRGQLEVFAAGLAATRMDDMARNRLRNHLTAMREAGANRTRFIEADLKFHLELAAATGNRVLSDLLQSIRSLLRIWVERGIHEDVDAQLAFEEHEAVYEAIMSGDPAAATAAMQHHMDTATERLNRTLTA, translated from the coding sequence ATGCCTGCGTTCCCGGATCGGCCGACCGACGACATCTCGTCCAGCCTCGGTCCCGTCGCCGTCGGATCCGCGGTCTCGGCCGTCGCGAAACGGCTCCTCGACCACTTCACGAGCGGCGACATCGCGCCGGGAACCCGCCTTCCTCCGGAGCGTCAGCTCGCCGCGTCGCTGGGCATCGGACGTTCAGCCGTGCGGGAGGCGCTCGCGGCCCTCGAGATCCTCGGCGTCGTCGACGTCCGCCCCGGGAGCGGCACCTACCTGCGCGGCAGCGTGTCCGAGCTCCTCCCCGAGACCCTCAGCTGGGGCCTCATGCTCGGTGAGCCACGCACCCGCGAACTCATCGAGGTGCGTGGGCAGCTCGAGGTGTTCGCCGCTGGGCTCGCCGCGACCCGCATGGACGACATGGCCCGCAACCGGCTGCGCAACCACCTCACCGCCATGCGCGAGGCCGGCGCGAACCGCACGAGGTTCATCGAGGCCGACCTCAAGTTCCACCTCGAACTCGCCGCCGCCACCGGGAACCGCGTGCTGTCGGACCTCCTGCAGAGCATCCGCTCGCTCCTCCGCATCTGGGTGGAGCGCGGCATCCACGAGGACGTCGACGCGCAGCTCGCCTTCGAGGAGCACGAGGCCGTCTACGAGGCGATCATGTCGGGCGACCCGGCCGCCGCGACGGCCGCGATGCAACACCACATGGACACTGCGACCGAGCGCCTGAACCGCACCCTCACGGCGTAG
- a CDS encoding dihydroxyacetone kinase family protein, with amino-acid sequence MTRLFNDPADFADEMIDGFVAANRHQVRRVTGGVVRSTRTPEGTVAVVIGGGSGHYPAFGGIVGQGLAHGAAMGNLFASPSAHQVESVAKAAERGGGVLLSYGNYAGDVLHFTQAQDALNAAGIPTRSVAVTDDISSAPLTEQHKRRGIAGDLTVFKSAAAAAEAGYDLDEVVRVATHANERTRSFGVAFSGCTLPGATEPLFSVPEGRMAVGMGIHGEPGIDETDVPTADGLATLLVSSLLAELPEGVTEAAGARVGVILNGLGSVKYEELFVVYRAVATQLEAAGIEIVDPEVGELVTSFDMAGVSLTLFWLDEELEGFWAAGADTPAYRKGVVAAAEQLDPSELVAEVAAAIPASTPASREAATTVVAALDALVEVIDTNVEELGRIDAVAGDGDHGIGMQRGARAAVAAAHAAADAGAGARTVLHLAGDAWADRAGGTSGALWGLALRSVGTSLGDETAPSRSDVAAGVQAAVDGIMSFGKAEVGQKTMVDALVPFTTTLSASIADGADLLTAWTTAAAAASTAAAETADLLPKMGRARPHAEKSLGTVDAGAYSFGLIVQAIVPVLGSAASTSTTAEGVPA; translated from the coding sequence ATGACCCGCCTCTTCAACGACCCGGCAGACTTCGCCGACGAGATGATCGACGGCTTCGTCGCGGCGAACCGTCACCAGGTCCGGCGCGTGACCGGCGGGGTCGTGCGGAGCACCCGCACCCCCGAGGGCACCGTCGCGGTCGTCATCGGCGGCGGCTCCGGGCACTACCCGGCCTTCGGTGGCATCGTCGGCCAGGGGCTCGCGCACGGTGCGGCGATGGGCAACCTGTTCGCCTCGCCGTCCGCGCACCAGGTGGAGTCGGTGGCGAAGGCCGCCGAACGCGGCGGCGGCGTGCTGCTCAGCTACGGCAACTACGCCGGCGACGTCCTCCACTTCACCCAGGCGCAGGACGCCCTGAACGCGGCGGGGATCCCCACCCGCAGCGTCGCCGTCACCGACGACATCTCGAGCGCGCCGCTCACCGAGCAGCACAAGCGTCGCGGGATCGCCGGCGACCTCACCGTGTTCAAGTCGGCTGCCGCCGCGGCCGAGGCCGGCTACGACCTCGACGAGGTCGTCCGCGTCGCCACCCACGCGAACGAGCGCACCCGGTCCTTCGGCGTCGCCTTCAGCGGCTGCACCTTGCCGGGCGCGACCGAGCCGCTCTTCTCCGTGCCCGAGGGCCGCATGGCGGTCGGGATGGGCATCCACGGCGAGCCCGGCATCGACGAGACCGATGTGCCGACGGCCGACGGCCTTGCGACGCTGCTCGTGTCCTCCCTCCTCGCGGAACTGCCCGAGGGTGTGACCGAGGCCGCAGGCGCGCGCGTCGGCGTCATCCTCAACGGACTCGGTTCCGTGAAGTACGAGGAGCTGTTCGTCGTCTACCGTGCGGTCGCCACGCAGCTGGAGGCCGCGGGCATCGAGATCGTCGACCCCGAGGTCGGCGAACTCGTGACGAGCTTCGACATGGCGGGCGTCTCCCTCACCCTGTTCTGGTTGGACGAGGAGCTCGAGGGCTTCTGGGCGGCCGGCGCGGACACCCCCGCCTACCGCAAGGGCGTCGTCGCAGCGGCCGAGCAGCTCGACCCCTCCGAGCTCGTCGCCGAGGTCGCCGCAGCGATCCCGGCGTCGACCCCGGCCTCACGCGAAGCCGCCACGACCGTCGTCGCCGCCCTCGACGCCCTCGTCGAGGTGATCGACACGAACGTCGAGGAACTCGGCCGGATCGACGCGGTGGCCGGTGACGGCGACCACGGCATCGGCATGCAGCGGGGAGCCCGCGCAGCCGTCGCCGCGGCCCACGCGGCCGCCGACGCCGGAGCCGGTGCCCGCACCGTCCTCCACCTCGCTGGCGACGCCTGGGCGGACCGCGCCGGCGGCACCTCGGGAGCCCTCTGGGGCCTCGCGCTCCGCTCGGTCGGCACCTCGCTCGGCGACGAGACCGCTCCCTCCCGCAGCGACGTCGCGGCCGGCGTGCAGGCCGCCGTCGACGGCATCATGTCGTTCGGCAAGGCCGAGGTCGGGCAGAAGACGATGGTCGACGCCCTCGTCCCCTTCACGACGACGCTCAGCGCCTCGATCGCCGACGGGGCCGACCTCCTCACCGCGTGGACGACCGCTGCCGCAGCCGCCTCCACGGCCGCCGCGGAGACCGCCGACCTCCTGCCGAAGATGGGCCGCGCCCGTCCGCACGCCGAGAAGAGCCTCGGCACCGTCGATGCGGGTGCATACTCGTTCGGCCTCATCGTCCAGGCGATCGTCCCCGTCCTGGGGTCCGCCGCATCCACCAGCACCACCGCAGAAGGAGTACCCGCATGA
- a CDS encoding MFS transporter, which produces MDTTAPAANPAVERSAIRKVSIRLVPFVALMFFINYLDRTAIGFAAPNGMNDDLALSAAQFGFASGVFFIGYILLEVPSNLALNKFGARRWLARIMVTWGIVAVLFTWVANFEQLAILRFVLGVAEAGFFPGAILFLSLWVPAKHRSKILALFYLAQPLTTVIGAPLAGWLIGQHGVFFGLEGWRFMFLGVGLPAILIGVIAWFYLKDRPADAKWLTTEEQVWLTAALAHEKATTEQKQGHVSLKHAFTSGRVWMLAFIYFGFIYGLYALGFFLPTIIEGFQASFGVEFNVMQKGLITAIPYVPAAIALYFWSRDATRRGLKTWHIVIPAIVGAVSIPLALFANSPALTIAIIAVTAMAIFAALPNFWTLPTQFLTGAAAAAGIALINTVGNLAGFSAPYITGAVADLTKVGDTPQYVVPMFIVGGFMMISATLMVILSKQRSSKELRVSHDDLTGQTR; this is translated from the coding sequence GTGGACACCACCGCCCCCGCGGCCAATCCGGCTGTCGAGCGATCAGCGATCCGGAAGGTCTCGATCCGCCTCGTGCCGTTCGTGGCGCTGATGTTCTTCATCAACTACCTGGACCGCACCGCGATCGGCTTCGCCGCCCCCAACGGCATGAACGACGACCTCGCGCTCTCCGCCGCCCAGTTCGGCTTCGCATCCGGCGTGTTCTTCATCGGCTACATCCTCTTGGAGGTGCCGAGCAACCTCGCGCTCAACAAGTTCGGTGCCCGCCGCTGGCTCGCGCGCATCATGGTCACCTGGGGCATCGTCGCGGTCCTGTTCACCTGGGTCGCCAACTTCGAGCAGCTCGCCATCCTGCGCTTCGTGCTCGGTGTCGCCGAGGCAGGCTTCTTCCCGGGTGCCATCCTCTTCCTGAGCCTCTGGGTCCCGGCCAAGCACCGCAGCAAGATCCTCGCGCTCTTCTACCTGGCGCAGCCGCTCACCACCGTCATCGGCGCACCGCTCGCCGGGTGGCTCATCGGCCAGCACGGGGTGTTCTTCGGCCTCGAGGGCTGGCGGTTCATGTTCCTCGGCGTCGGTCTCCCCGCCATCCTGATCGGTGTCATCGCCTGGTTCTACCTGAAGGACCGCCCCGCGGACGCCAAGTGGCTGACCACCGAGGAGCAGGTCTGGCTCACGGCGGCCCTCGCCCACGAGAAGGCGACCACGGAGCAGAAGCAGGGCCACGTCAGCCTCAAGCACGCCTTCACGAGCGGCCGCGTCTGGATGCTCGCCTTCATCTATTTCGGCTTCATCTACGGCCTCTACGCGCTCGGCTTCTTCCTCCCCACGATCATCGAGGGCTTCCAGGCGAGCTTCGGCGTCGAGTTCAATGTCATGCAGAAGGGCCTCATCACGGCGATCCCGTACGTGCCGGCCGCCATCGCCCTGTACTTCTGGTCGCGTGACGCGACGCGACGCGGACTGAAGACCTGGCACATCGTGATCCCCGCGATCGTCGGTGCCGTGAGCATCCCGCTCGCCCTCTTCGCGAACTCGCCCGCCCTCACGATCGCGATCATCGCGGTCACCGCCATGGCGATCTTCGCCGCGCTGCCCAACTTCTGGACGCTGCCCACGCAGTTCCTGACGGGTGCCGCAGCCGCCGCCGGTATCGCGCTCATCAACACCGTCGGCAACCTCGCCGGCTTCTCCGCGCCGTACATCACCGGTGCCGTCGCGGACCTCACGAAGGTCGGCGACACCCCGCAGTACGTCGTCCCGATGTTCATCGTCGGCGGCTTCATGATGATCTCCGCGACCCTCATGGTGATCCTGTCGAAGCAGCGCAGCTCGAAGGAGCTGCGGGTCTCGCACGACGACCTGACCGGTCAGACCCGATGA
- a CDS encoding ABC transporter substrate-binding protein, translating to MFRWKTTAAVAVTAAALVLTGCSGSPSGSDGGSGGTLIIGAITPPTTFDPAGSEWGNRSPFYQAVFDTLLVATADGEIAPSLATSYEYNEDNTVLTLKIRDDVTFTDDSKLTADVVKQNLERFKTGTSPDAGYFAGVASVEAPDETTVVITLSAPDPAMLNYLTRDPGLVASAESFDSPDLATNPVGSGPYVLDTAATVTGTSYSYTANPDYWNKDWQHYDKLTINVLQDATAGLNAVKSGEVNGIKLANNDNLAEVEGAGWTVNANELDFQGMLLLDRAGTMNPAIADVRVRQAINYAFDRPALLKALQNDNGTVTGQVFPENSPAYDKALDDRYGYDPEKAKELLAEAGYADGLTLSMPSSAVLGATTYTLISQQLADVGITAEYTDPGNNFIADLLAPKFPVSFMALEQNPDWQLIQFMIAPNAVFNPFKYSDPKVDEYIKQIQYGDEATQGTVAKELNAYIVEQAWFAPFYRVQGSFATDANTTVKMIPTNAYPSIYDIQPK from the coding sequence ATGTTCCGATGGAAGACGACCGCAGCCGTCGCGGTCACCGCCGCTGCACTCGTGCTCACCGGATGCTCCGGTAGCCCCTCCGGCTCCGACGGCGGCTCCGGTGGCACCCTGATCATTGGTGCGATCACTCCCCCCACCACCTTCGACCCCGCCGGCTCAGAGTGGGGCAACCGCTCGCCCTTCTACCAGGCCGTCTTCGACACGCTGCTCGTCGCCACCGCCGACGGCGAGATCGCCCCCTCCCTCGCGACTTCCTACGAGTACAACGAGGACAACACCGTCCTGACGCTCAAGATCCGCGACGACGTCACCTTCACCGACGACTCGAAGCTCACCGCCGACGTCGTCAAGCAGAACCTCGAACGCTTCAAGACCGGCACCTCCCCCGACGCCGGCTACTTCGCGGGCGTCGCCTCCGTCGAGGCCCCCGACGAGACCACCGTCGTCATCACGCTGAGCGCACCCGACCCGGCCATGCTCAACTACCTCACCCGTGACCCGGGCCTCGTCGCCAGCGCCGAGTCGTTCGACAGCCCGGACCTCGCGACCAACCCGGTCGGCTCCGGCCCGTACGTCCTCGACACCGCGGCCACCGTCACCGGAACGAGCTACTCGTACACCGCGAACCCCGACTACTGGAACAAGGACTGGCAGCACTACGACAAGCTGACCATCAACGTCCTCCAGGACGCGACCGCCGGCCTCAACGCCGTCAAGTCCGGCGAGGTCAACGGCATCAAGCTCGCCAACAACGACAACCTCGCCGAGGTGGAGGGCGCCGGCTGGACCGTCAACGCCAACGAGCTCGACTTCCAGGGCATGCTCCTCCTCGACCGCGCCGGCACCATGAACCCGGCCATCGCCGACGTCCGCGTCCGCCAGGCCATCAACTACGCGTTCGACCGCCCGGCACTGCTCAAGGCGCTGCAGAACGACAACGGCACCGTCACCGGGCAGGTCTTCCCTGAGAACTCCCCCGCCTACGACAAGGCGCTCGACGACCGCTACGGCTACGACCCCGAGAAGGCCAAGGAGCTCCTCGCCGAAGCCGGCTACGCCGACGGCCTGACGCTCTCCATGCCGTCCTCCGCCGTGCTGGGTGCCACCACCTACACGCTCATCTCGCAGCAGCTCGCCGACGTCGGCATCACCGCCGAGTACACGGACCCGGGCAACAACTTCATCGCCGACCTCCTGGCGCCGAAGTTCCCCGTGTCGTTCATGGCACTCGAGCAGAACCCCGACTGGCAGCTCATCCAGTTCATGATCGCCCCGAACGCGGTGTTCAACCCGTTCAAGTACTCCGACCCGAAGGTCGACGAGTACATCAAGCAGATCCAGTACGGCGACGAGGCGACGCAGGGCACGGTCGCGAAGGAGCTCAACGCGTACATCGTCGAGCAGGCCTGGTTCGCACCCTTCTACCGGGTGCAGGGCAGCTTCGCCACCGACGCGAACACGACGGTGAAGATGATCCCGACGAACGCGTACCCGTCGATCTACGACATCCAGCCGAAGTAG
- a CDS encoding NAD(P)H-dependent oxidoreductase: MPTLIVTTHPDPDSLTHHLAQRLATVLRSTSAPADVELADLAAEGFDPRYTLADRHTYRVGGDYTPDVAAEQERLDRATDLVLVFPVYWWSTPALLKGWFDRVFVNGWAFGLDAEGGIVRKLDRLRIHLLPVAGDDAGVYDRHGYEQAMRTQLEHGIVDFCGARRGVTAFVHDSEREDAAGRAAAVDAAVTAVVEAIRA; encoded by the coding sequence GTGCCCACCCTCATCGTGACCACCCACCCAGACCCCGACTCGCTCACCCACCACCTCGCCCAGCGGCTCGCGACCGTGCTGCGATCGACCTCCGCCCCGGCCGACGTCGAGCTCGCGGATCTGGCTGCGGAGGGCTTCGACCCGCGGTACACGCTCGCCGACCGGCACACGTACCGGGTGGGCGGGGACTACACCCCCGACGTGGCCGCCGAGCAGGAGCGGCTCGACCGCGCCACCGACCTCGTGCTCGTCTTCCCGGTGTACTGGTGGTCGACGCCCGCCCTCCTCAAAGGGTGGTTCGATCGCGTGTTCGTCAACGGTTGGGCGTTCGGGCTCGATGCCGAGGGCGGGATCGTCCGCAAGCTCGACCGGCTGCGGATCCACCTCCTGCCCGTCGCCGGCGACGACGCGGGCGTCTACGACCGCCACGGCTACGAGCAGGCGATGCGGACGCAGCTCGAGCACGGCATCGTCGACTTCTGCGGTGCCCGCCGCGGCGTGACTGCCTTCGTGCACGACTCCGAGCGTGAGGACGCGGCGGGGCGTGCGGCCGCGGTGGACGCCGCCGTCACCGCGGTCGTGGAGGCGATCCGCGCCTGA
- a CDS encoding triose-phosphate isomerase family protein, with protein MTASPSTASTSTAPRVVGVSLKMYFGHAQTLDWIEQVGALARRHEAVVDGRVRLFVIPGYVSIAASVAALAGTGVLVGAQDLASADRGAFTGEVGGPELAEVGVTVVEVGHAERRSLFGETDEVVAEKTAAALRNGISPVLCIGERERMAPEDAAAECLRQLDSALADAVAGPVIVAYEPVWAIGAAEPAEPAYVRAVGAILRTAMAGRGDRAGSSVIYGGSAGPGLLTALGDDVDGVFLGRFAHDVAALEAVLDEALRQAQDGTLRQAQGPGTA; from the coding sequence ATGACCGCCTCCCCGTCGACCGCGAGCACGTCGACCGCGCCCCGCGTGGTCGGTGTGAGCCTGAAGATGTACTTCGGCCACGCGCAGACCCTCGACTGGATCGAGCAGGTGGGCGCTCTCGCCCGTCGGCACGAGGCCGTCGTCGACGGTCGGGTGCGGTTGTTCGTCATCCCCGGCTACGTCTCGATCGCGGCCTCGGTGGCGGCGCTGGCGGGGACGGGTGTCCTCGTCGGCGCACAGGACCTCGCAAGCGCCGACCGCGGCGCCTTCACGGGTGAGGTCGGCGGGCCGGAGCTCGCCGAGGTCGGTGTGACCGTGGTCGAGGTCGGCCACGCGGAGCGCCGGTCGCTCTTCGGCGAGACCGACGAGGTCGTCGCCGAGAAGACCGCAGCCGCCCTCCGCAACGGCATCTCGCCCGTGCTCTGCATCGGTGAGCGGGAGCGGATGGCGCCCGAGGACGCCGCGGCGGAGTGCCTGCGTCAGCTCGACTCCGCGCTCGCGGACGCCGTCGCCGGCCCGGTCATCGTGGCGTACGAGCCCGTGTGGGCGATCGGCGCGGCGGAACCGGCGGAGCCCGCGTACGTCCGAGCCGTGGGTGCGATCCTCCGGACGGCGATGGCCGGTCGCGGTGACCGCGCGGGCAGTTCGGTGATCTACGGCGGCAGCGCCGGACCGGGCCTGCTCACCGCACTCGGCGACGACGTCGACGGCGTGTTCCTCGGACGCTTCGCCCACGACGTCGCGGCGCTCGAAGCCGTGCTCGACGAGGCCCTTCGACAGGCTCAGGATGGCACCCTTCGACAAGCTCAGGGACCGGGGACAGCATGA
- a CDS encoding ribose-5-phosphate isomerase, whose product MTDQLRIVIGSDDAGFDYKEIVKRDLEQHDGVASLVDVGVDADGHTAYPRVAIAAAELVASGQADRALLFCGTGLGVAIAANKVPGIRAVTAHDSFSVERGVLSNNAQVLTMGQRVIGIELARRLVREWLTYRFDESSASAEKVAVIGEYEATGSC is encoded by the coding sequence ATGACCGACCAGTTGCGCATCGTCATCGGCTCGGATGACGCCGGGTTCGACTACAAGGAGATCGTCAAGCGCGACCTCGAACAGCACGACGGCGTCGCCTCGCTCGTCGACGTGGGGGTCGACGCCGACGGCCACACCGCCTACCCGCGCGTGGCCATCGCCGCCGCCGAGCTCGTCGCTTCCGGGCAGGCCGACCGTGCGCTGCTCTTCTGCGGCACCGGCCTCGGCGTCGCCATCGCCGCCAACAAGGTGCCCGGCATCCGTGCCGTCACCGCCCACGACAGCTTCTCCGTCGAGCGCGGCGTGCTGAGCAACAACGCCCAGGTGCTCACCATGGGCCAGCGCGTCATCGGCATCGAGCTCGCCCGCCGCCTCGTGCGCGAGTGGCTGACCTACCGCTTCGACGAGTCCAGCGCGAGCGCCGAGAAGGTCGCCGTCATCGGCGAGTACGAGGCGACGGGCTCCTGCTGA
- a CDS encoding TetR/AcrR family transcriptional regulator, which yields MKRVAILDAALAVFANGGYRAGSLREVAAQVGMSEAGLLHHFPNKSALLAAVLSHRDDLSATLVPMDGDDPIETLRGLVALARYNASVPGVVALYCTLSAEATSPDHPAHDYFVDRYESTRGRLERTFGLLVSAGRVRAGFPVTSAAFMTLALMDGLQVQWLLAPESVDMADELHAFLSGLLGSEL from the coding sequence ATGAAGCGCGTCGCGATCCTCGACGCCGCGCTCGCGGTGTTCGCCAACGGGGGTTACCGCGCGGGTTCACTGCGCGAAGTGGCCGCGCAGGTGGGCATGAGCGAGGCCGGGCTGCTGCACCACTTCCCGAACAAGAGCGCGCTGCTCGCCGCCGTGCTCTCGCACCGCGACGACCTCTCGGCCACCCTCGTGCCGATGGACGGCGACGACCCGATCGAGACGCTCCGGGGGTTGGTCGCACTCGCCCGGTACAACGCCTCCGTGCCCGGCGTGGTCGCGCTCTACTGCACCCTCTCGGCCGAGGCCACCTCGCCCGACCACCCGGCCCACGACTACTTCGTCGACCGCTATGAGAGCACCCGCGGGCGACTAGAGCGGACCTTCGGCCTGCTCGTCTCCGCCGGTCGGGTCCGTGCGGGGTTCCCCGTGACGAGTGCCGCCTTCATGACGCTCGCCCTCATGGACGGTCTCCAGGTGCAGTGGCTGCTCGCGCCGGAGTCGGTCGACATGGCGGACGAACTGCACGCGTTCCTCTCGGGGCTCCTCGGCTCCGAGCTGTAG
- a CDS encoding VanZ family protein, giving the protein MDRTRRRHGDLLRRARTHPARAGPPIRSDVPPARARRRRCEHLRSIYAVALVAYTLLPLPDERANCATAHGALELVPGHSIGDIARETAGFSVLSTLTSHAFLQVVLNVVLFIPFGAIARRYWNRGLGVSILLGALASLLIESTQYTGIWGLYECAYRVADVDDVITNTMGAAIGALIAPMVLGWMPSARALRATRDRARPVTVWRRWFGMVLDAVAVNLSITVLSLVFVVPRVLLTGATGTANDPTLAEVLSIGAGTVVLVIVLPALIGGGASIGQRLVWLTPEWPDGRGSALRRLYRGSIVALPYIAITTAAQTPDATSGLAQTIVGVVGLLSAIIVTVAVVSVPFTRTRRGVSYASVGAELRDARAPRP; this is encoded by the coding sequence GTGGATCGGACTCGTCGGCGGCACGGCGATCTTCTTCGCCGTGCTCGGACCCATCCTGCTCGTGCAGGTCCGCCGATACGGTCAGATGTCCCTCCCGCGCGTGCTCGGCGCCGCCGGTGTGAGCATCTACGCAGCATCTACGCCGTCGCCCTCGTCGCCTACACGCTGCTCCCGCTGCCCGACGAACGTGCGAACTGCGCCACCGCCCACGGGGCACTCGAGCTCGTCCCCGGGCATTCGATCGGCGACATCGCGCGGGAGACCGCCGGCTTCTCCGTCCTCAGCACGCTCACCAGCCACGCGTTCCTCCAGGTCGTCCTGAACGTCGTCCTGTTCATCCCGTTCGGCGCCATCGCCCGTCGGTACTGGAACCGCGGCCTCGGCGTCTCGATCCTCCTCGGCGCGCTCGCCTCCCTGCTCATCGAGTCCACGCAGTACACCGGCATCTGGGGGCTGTACGAGTGCGCCTACCGGGTGGCCGACGTCGACGACGTCATCACGAACACCATGGGCGCGGCGATCGGTGCCCTCATCGCCCCGATGGTGCTGGGCTGGATGCCGAGCGCCCGGGCACTGCGGGCGACCCGCGACCGTGCGCGCCCGGTGACCGTCTGGCGCCGGTGGTTCGGCATGGTCCTCGACGCGGTCGCCGTGAACCTGTCGATCACGGTGCTGTCGCTGGTGTTCGTCGTCCCGCGCGTGCTGCTCACGGGCGCGACCGGGACCGCGAACGACCCGACGCTCGCGGAGGTACTCAGCATCGGTGCGGGCACGGTCGTCCTCGTGATCGTCCTCCCGGCGCTCATCGGTGGCGGCGCCTCGATCGGCCAGCGACTCGTCTGGCTGACGCCCGAGTGGCCCGACGGCCGCGGGTCGGCCCTCCGCCGCCTCTACCGCGGGTCCATCGTCGCCCTGCCGTACATCGCCATCACGACCGCGGCGCAGACACCCGATGCCACCAGCGGCCTCGCGCAGACGATCGTCGGCGTCGTCGGCCTCCTGAGCGCGATCATCGTGACGGTCGCCGTCGTCTCGGTGCCGTTCACCCGGACCCGACGAGGGGTCTCCTACGCGTCGGTCGGCGCGGAACTGCGCGACGCGCGGGCACCCCGGCCGTAG
- a CDS encoding sugar phosphate isomerase/epimerase yields the protein MIGFGTYTFFWEGSELAPERLSVIGMIERTAEAGVGLFQICDDARIETMSDDELRQVAEVARSLGVVLELGTKGIAVAHLERFLEIARLLGATLLRSMVTSGDDRPTHAEAVERLRQVLPAFDAAGVTIALETYEQLSSQELVDLVTAVDHPNLGICLDPANTVARLEHPSDVIARTAPHVRNIHVKDFAFTRRGGWVGFTLEGAPLGTGLLDYPALTAAVRPDERGVNQIIEHWLPLGDSITETIELERTWTAHNLQYLREGRS from the coding sequence ATGATCGGCTTCGGCACGTACACCTTCTTCTGGGAGGGCTCGGAACTCGCCCCCGAGCGCCTGAGCGTCATCGGCATGATCGAGCGCACGGCCGAGGCCGGCGTGGGGCTCTTCCAGATCTGCGACGACGCCCGCATCGAGACCATGTCCGACGACGAACTCCGTCAGGTCGCCGAGGTCGCCCGCTCGCTCGGGGTGGTGCTCGAACTCGGCACCAAGGGGATCGCGGTCGCGCACCTCGAACGGTTCCTCGAGATCGCCCGGCTGCTCGGTGCGACGCTTCTGCGCAGCATGGTCACCTCGGGGGACGACCGTCCGACCCATGCCGAAGCCGTCGAGCGCCTCCGCCAGGTGCTCCCGGCGTTCGATGCCGCCGGCGTGACCATCGCGCTCGAGACCTACGAGCAGTTGTCGTCGCAGGAGCTCGTCGACCTCGTGACCGCCGTCGACCACCCGAACCTCGGGATCTGCCTCGACCCGGCCAACACCGTCGCACGACTCGAACACCCGAGCGACGTCATCGCCCGCACCGCCCCGCACGTGCGCAACATCCACGTGAAGGACTTCGCGTTCACCCGTCGGGGCGGCTGGGTCGGGTTCACCCTCGAGGGTGCGCCGCTCGGGACCGGCCTGCTCGACTACCCCGCCCTCACCGCCGCCGTCCGTCCGGACGAACGCGGTGTCAACCAGATCATCGAACACTGGCTCCCGCTCGGCGACTCCATCACGGAGACCATCGAGCTCGAGCGCACGTGGACCGCACACAACCTGCAGTACCTGAGAGAAGGAAGATCATGA